Genomic window (Syntrophaceae bacterium):
CGCAGAAGGAACTTTTCGAAACTCTCGTCATGGTCCTCGGCGAGAACTGACCGCCGGTCCCGCACCGCTTCACCATCCTCAAGGAGAGGCGGAAAAAAGCCTGGACCGGCGGCCCGCGGGACTTATAATGGTGCCGAGCCGGGGGAACGCCATGAAAGACCGCATCCGCGTGCTGCAGCGCAACCTTGCCGCCGGGGGCCTTGACGCCGCCCTGCTCATCTACTCCCGCGACATCCTCTACTACACCGGCACGGCCCAGCCGGCCTGCCTTCTCGTCACTCCCGACGCCTACACCCTGCATGTCCGGAGCGGGTTCGAGTTCGCCGAGCGTGATGTCTTCATCCCCCGCGAATCGCTTGCCGAGGAGAGGCATCTGGAGAAGGTTCTCGCCGCATTGCTGACCCGCCTGGGGGGAAAGCCCGCACGAATCGGCACCGAACTCGACATCCTGACGGCCGAGCAGTTCGAGACCCTTCGGAAAGCGGCCCCCGGCGTCGACTTCGTCAGCGTCTCCGGCCTCACCCTGGAGCAGCGCAAGGCGAAGGAGCCCGTGGAGATCGATAAGCTGCGCCGGGCCTGCGATGCCGTGCACGCCGGCCACGAGGCGGTCATGGCGACACTTCGCGAGGGGATCACGGAGCTGGAGCTGGCCGCCGCCGTCGAGAATGCCCACCGTCTTGCGGGTCACGAGGGGGTCTTCTTCATCCGGCTGCCCGACTTTTTCATGAGCCGGGGCCCCATCGGGGCGGGCCCGAATCTCTCGAAGATCAGCGGCGTCGTCTACACCATCACTGGTGTGGGTCTGAGCCCTGCCGTGCCGGCCGGCCCGTCTCGCAGGACCATCCGGCGGGGCGAGACCGTCGTCGTCGACATCCCCACCCTCGTTGAGGGTTACCACGCCGACCAGACGAGAACCTACTGCGTCGGCAGGGCCGGGAGGGCCGTCCATGCGCTTCATGACGATCTTCTGGCGATCGCCGACCTCCTCGTCAGCGCGATCCGGCCGGGCATGACGGGGAGGGACGTCTGCCGGATGGCAAGGCAGAAGGCGGATGAGCTGGGCCGGACACAGGAGTTCATGTCCCTCGGCGGGGGGAAGGCGTCGCGAATCCTCGGCCACGGGGTCGGCCTCGAGCTCAACGAGCCCCCGATCCTCTCCGAGCACGATGTCTCGTCGATCCCGGAGGGCTGTGTCGTCGCCCTGGACATGCATATGATGTCCGAGGGGGGCAAAGTGGTCAAACTCGAGGACATGATCCTCGTCTGCAGCGGGGGCAACGAGATTTTGACGAGGACGCCCCGCCGGCTCTTCGAGGTCTGAAGCTTGCGGCCCTTCGTGGCAGGCCCATGGGTCCGGGGGACCCTGCACGCTTGCCTGCTGCAGCAGGACCCCTGCCCCGAGAAGCCCATGAAATGGGCAAAAACGCCGTCTTTTCGCTTGACAAATTGGGGGTTTTTGTATACGGGTTCGATTGGGTCTATTATTCAGGGATTGTCAGGGATTAATACGGTTCAAGGAGTGTATATGGCTTAAATTTCTACAAATTCACGGACAAGGAGGGAGGAAACGTGTATTTCGCAAAAGAAGTTCTCGAGTCGTCCAGCAGGATGCGGCAACGCTGGGAAGACGAGGTCAAGAAGCTCGTCTCCAAGTGGCCCGATCAGAAGCCGGAGAACCAGTGGTCGACGGTTTCGGATCTTCCCATCAAACGTCTTTACACCCCCGAAGACATCAAGGACATGGATTTCGAGCGGGACATCGGCTACCCCGGGCAGTACCCCTATCTCCGGGGCAACCAGGTCACCGGCTACCGCGGCAAGTACTGGACCTTCCGCATGTTTTCAGGGATGGGGGATGCCGCCACAACGAACGCCCGGTGGCATCTGCTCCTGAAGGAAGGCCAGACGGGCCTCAGTACGGCCTTCGACTTCCCCACCCTCATGGGCTACGACACCGACTCCCCGAAGGCCCGGGGTGAGTGCGGCAAGTGCGGCGTCG
Coding sequences:
- a CDS encoding aminopeptidase P family protein; the protein is MKDRIRVLQRNLAAGGLDAALLIYSRDILYYTGTAQPACLLVTPDAYTLHVRSGFEFAERDVFIPRESLAEERHLEKVLAALLTRLGGKPARIGTELDILTAEQFETLRKAAPGVDFVSVSGLTLEQRKAKEPVEIDKLRRACDAVHAGHEAVMATLREGITELELAAAVENAHRLAGHEGVFFIRLPDFFMSRGPIGAGPNLSKISGVVYTITGVGLSPAVPAGPSRRTIRRGETVVVDIPTLVEGYHADQTRTYCVGRAGRAVHALHDDLLAIADLLVSAIRPGMTGRDVCRMARQKADELGRTQEFMSLGGGKASRILGHGVGLELNEPPILSEHDVSSIPEGCVVALDMHMMSEGGKVVKLEDMILVCSGGNEILTRTPRRLFEV